The Agreia sp. COWG nucleotide sequence CCGTAGATCGAGAGCAGGCCGCTGCCCGTGCCCACGATCGAGGCCACGACAGGGCCGAGCCCGCCCACCGCCACCATCGCGGCCAAGAGGGTGCGGGTCTCGTGGTGAGAACTGCGCACCAGGCGAAAGCGCGAGACCTGACCGCCCAGGGCGAAGCCGAGCAGAAACCCCACCGGAACGGCGACGAGGGCGTAGAAGTCTCCGGTGCCGCCCGAGTAGAGGAACAGGGTGACGGCGAAGAACGACGCGCCCAGGCGCATCCGGCGACGCCAGAGCGGCGAGGCGAAGGCGCTCGCGGCCATTGCCGTGCAGATCACGCCGGTGGCGGGCGACAGGGCATCGAGCGATGACGAGTTGAGCGGCAAGAAGTCGAGGTAGCGGTTCTCGAAGCTGTTGATCGCGAAGCCGATGAGACCGGATGCGGCGCTGCCGGCCACATAGGCCACCACGGTGCGCCAGCTGCCCATGAGCCGCTCCGACTCGCCGACCACGATCACGATCAGGGGAAGAACCCAGATGAGCGCGGTCGCGCCGTCGACGGCGAGGAAGCCGGTGATGAGGCCCCACCAGCGGTGGTCGGCGAAGACGTTCTCGACCCCCGTGGCGAGAATGTCCCAGCCCCAGCCATAGGTGTCAGAGGCGAAGCCGATGCTGCTGAGGGTCGCCACGATGAGCGTGATGGCCACGGTAACGGGCCGCCGCCTGGCCCAACGAAGAAACAGCACAAGTACCCCTGATCACGAAAACCTCTGAATCGTACCGATGCCGCATGGGGAATGGGTGCACAAATGAGCTACATAGCTAACATTCAGCAAACACGCGGCGTTCGTTCGGCCGTGATGGAGACCCTGACATGAGGACAGCTCACAGAGCTGCACCGAGCGCCGGGGCGTACGATACCTAGGCCTATTGCAAGAGGAGTCCAGCCATGGCAACACGTCCCCGCATCATCGCCATCGCGGCAGCAGCCGCCCTGGTGATCGCCGGCGGCGTCGCCGGGGCGGTCGCGATCGCCACGAACGGCGGCCTGTCGGGCGGGTCCCAGACCGTCACTTTCCGGGTGTGGGACGAGAAGGCGGCGGCGAGCTACGAGCGAAGCTTCACTGCTTTCGAGGCCGCGAATCCCGACATCCACGTCGAGATCAACGTGGTGCCCTACGCCGACTACTTCGGCAAGCTGCGCACCGACATCGCGGGTGAGGGTGTCGACGACATCTTCTGGACCAACTCGAGCAACTTCGCCACCTACGCCAAACAGGGCGAGCTGCAGAACATCAGCACCGAATTGGGCGCCGACACGGTGGCCGGATTCGAGAAGTCCGTCGTGAAGCAGTACTCGGTCGGCGGAACCCTTTGGGGCGTGCCCCAGCTCAGCGAGCCGGGCAGCGCGCTGCTGTACAACGCCGCTCTGCTGAAGGCCGCCGGCCTCAGTCCGGCCGACCTGCAGAACCTGCGCTGGGATCCGACGGGGGCGAACGACACCCTGCTTCCCCTGCTCAAGAAGCTCACCGTCGACAGCAAGGGCCGCACGGCCGACAGCCCCGACTTCGATGCGTCGAGCGTGTCGCAGTACGGCTACAACGCCGCCAACGAGCTCAACTCGATCTACCTGAACTACCTCGGCTCGAACGGGGCGACCCTGCAGAAGGGCGAGCACTTCACGTTCAACAGTGCCAAGGGCGTGCAGTCCATCCAGTACCTGGTCGACCTCATCAACAAGCAGCATGTCTCGCCGCCGGCCGCCGACACGAATGGCAACGGCGAGTTCGCGCGCGACGAGTTTCTCAAGGGCAAGATCGCGCTGCTGCAGACGGGCGTCGACAGCCTGGCGAAGGTGCGCGATTCGGCCAAGTTCCCCTGGGGCGTCGCCCCCATGCCGGCGGGGCCGAAGGGCGCTATCAGCTCGACGAACGGCATCGCGGCCGCGGCCAGCGCGAGCACCGAGCATCCGGATGCCGTCAAGCGGGTTCTGCAATGGATCAGCAGCAGGCAGGGTGCGCGCTATCTGGGCTCCAGCGGCAAGGGAACGCCCGCTGTCACCGAGGCGCGCACCGGCTA carries:
- a CDS encoding sugar ABC transporter substrate-binding protein, which gives rise to MATRPRIIAIAAAAALVIAGGVAGAVAIATNGGLSGGSQTVTFRVWDEKAAASYERSFTAFEAANPDIHVEINVVPYADYFGKLRTDIAGEGVDDIFWTNSSNFATYAKQGELQNISTELGADTVAGFEKSVVKQYSVGGTLWGVPQLSEPGSALLYNAALLKAAGLSPADLQNLRWDPTGANDTLLPLLKKLTVDSKGRTADSPDFDASSVSQYGYNAANELNSIYLNYLGSNGATLQKGEHFTFNSAKGVQSIQYLVDLINKQHVSPPAADTNGNGEFARDEFLKGKIALLQTGVDSLAKVRDSAKFPWGVAPMPAGPKGAISSTNGIAAAASASTEHPDAVKRVLQWISSRQGARYLGSSGKGTPAVTEARTGYVEYWKKKGVDVTPFFTVLKNGTVQGPRGTKFSDAADAFTPIFDDIFEGKVSVADGLARAENAANAAIK